Proteins encoded together in one Impatiens glandulifera chromosome 1, dImpGla2.1, whole genome shotgun sequence window:
- the LOC124936969 gene encoding reticulocyte-binding protein homolog 1-like gives MGKKKEKTEVKDSKDVKVEEEEKSKVDQKDEKIEVVVEDDEKIYGEDDVKVDVVKVNDVKVDDVKDVVKVDDVDDDVKVDVVEDDVKVDVVEDDVKDVVKVDDVKVDVVEDDVKVDDVKMDSVDDLKVKVKDMKVKDVMMQQGIDNKKKKKFEDDNDDFKLYNTSPKGKFGRRVRKPKTDDSYTNPSLSKLPKTNDPMKVNPLQKFEDELLDKVKEWLDDPKTNDVKKDVATCEVGNDMFVKVLTRLTWLEDTEIDAFCQLLRKKIAEYHKTYKNSKVTKGNCVLADRLRREYMTFSKDPANYPVEEFKDYYMGVEHRYMPEWSTIYDIYVLVNISQKHWILCVARLQKNRIDVYDCDAYIYKNLDPYLKPLCEMLPHVFARTVTKGEMKRFPHFNFQAMTYKWFPNPKVKTIAVKVGEVLRVTESGDCGVFTLMYMEYLTINQGV, from the exons ATGGgcaagaagaaggagaagactGAG GTGAAGGATTCTAAGGATGTGAAGgttgaagaagaggagaagagCAAGGTTGACCAGAAGGATGAGAAGATTGAg GTGGTTGTGGAGGATGATGAGAAGATATATGGTGAGgatgatgtgaaggtggatgttGTGAAGGTGAATGATGTAAAGGTGGATGATGTGAAAGATGTTGTGAAGGTGGATGATGTGGATgatgatgtgaaggtggatgttGTGGAGgatgatgtgaaggtggatgttGTGGAGGATGATGTGAAGGATGTTGTGAAGGTGgatgatgtgaaggtggatgttGTGGAGGATGATGTAAAGGTGGATGATGTGAAGATGGATAGTGTGGATGATCtgaaagtgaaggtgaaggatATGAAAGTGAAGGATGTGATGATGCAACAAGGAATTGacaataagaagaagaagaagtttgaAGATGACAATGATGATTTCAAGTTATACAATACTTCTCCTAAAGGAAAATTTGGGAGGAGAGTGAGGAAGCCGAAAACAGACGACTcgtacaccaacccttctttgtcaaaactGCCAAAGACAAATGATCCAATGAAAGtcaatccccttcaaaaatttgaagatgagtTGCTGGATAAAGTAAAAGAGTGGTTGGATGATCCAAAAACCAATGATGTGAAAAAGGATGTAGCGACTTGCGAAGTAGGGAATGATATGTTTGTTAAAGTTCTAACAAGGTTGACATGGCTTGAAGACACT GAAATCGATGCATTCTGCCAATTATTGCGAAAAAAGATTGCAGAATATCACAAGACATATAAAAATTCTAAAGTCACAAAAGGGAATTGTGTATTGGCAGATAGATTAAGGCGAGAGTACATGACTTTTAGTAAAGATCCTGCAAATTATCCAGTCGAAGAATTTAAAGACTATTACATGGGTGTAGAGCATAGATATATGCCTGAATGGTCAACAATCTACGATATATACGTGCTCGTGAACATAAGCCAGAAGCattggattttgtgtgtagcacgtCTTCAAAAGAATCGCATTGACGTGTATGACTGCGAtgcttatatttataagaatctGGATCCTTATTTGAAACCGTTGTGTGAGATGCTTCCACATGTATTTGCAAGGACAGTCACTAAAGGTGAGATGAAAAGGTTTCCTCACTTCAACTTCCAAGCCATGACATACAAATGGTTTCCAAACCCGAAAGTCAAAACCATAGCAGTTAAGGTAGGGGAAGTCCTAAGAGTAACCGAGAGCGGGGACTGTGGTGTATTCACACTCATGTATATGGAATACTTGACTATTAACCAAGGCGTATAG